TATCAATGATCTGTTAAGGCTTGTCATGTGATCCAAGATAATGGAATATTAAGACTGACTAAGCTGGATATCGGTGCTCTTGCCAGAGCTTGGAATGCACCATAGGCATTCCATACCTGATTCTTTTGATAATTGTTCAATCTTTCCAGATTAGGCAACCAGTGCCTGCTAGTAGTCAGAtccttgttaatttttttctgttgGCTCACACATCATAGTGCCATATTTCACCCTAAATAGTGACAAACACAACTGCAGTTGCTAGAGAATCATTTGGAATACAATACTTGATGTTTCTGGAAATTTGTTGCAGGGATTGTGTAAATTTCTTTGCTAGGTGTACCTTATTGAATCGCAATCATCTCTGTTTTATCTATGAAACAAGATAGGCATTGTAGTTGCTATTACTAGTTAATCCATCTATATCAATCAGGCATAGGAAGAGGAAACGATATATTTAAGAACCATTTCTGACCAGGCGGATGTTATATGATGCAGTAACTCCATTTCTTACCCCGTGGAGAATGTTAAAGATCACCAATTCATTCTATTTTGTAGTTACTTTTTGACACCTGTTGTGGGAATGAACAAAGTTGTGATCAACTGTTATATTCTCCTTCAAGAAGCGTGAAAATTGTTTGGTTAATGATTTATTCTCAACTTGATTGCTCTGACTGGAACTTAAATTTTGGTGTGATCTAGTTCATCTGTAATCCAAACTTACCTTTATCTATTCTTCAACAGGTACTTGATTGCATCACATACCACTGACTACGAACATCCAATGCTCTTTTTCAACACCCTTGCAGTGGCTGTGCTTGTTATTGCCAAGTTCCCTAATATGCACAAGGTCCGGATTTTTGGAATCAATGCAGATAAGTGAGTTGGTAGGGTGACAACGACAGTTTTACCTGCTTAAAAGCTACTGATCTTTGTGTTCTGCACAAATTTTACATCACTGTATAGAAGGCCACTGggatgataatatttgaatatgtaATGTCTTTGAACGAAGGAATAAGTGTAATCTGAGTTATCCTGTACagtagataatttttattttgtggaTGGTCATTTATTACAGTTCTGATATCCGCATATCACattcaatattctattatttcGTGTGGTTCTCATACCAAACACCATTTTGTCCTATAATGTTGAGTTTTTTCtaatgaagaaaacaaattcAGAGTCAGGGGCGCCTAGCTTTgacacttaaaattttattaaattttagaccgccttttattttgcatatataaagaCTAAAGTATTAGTTGGATAAAATATGCTCCTAGATagtcagagagagagagagaagactTGTTGTCGGAGAGGGTTCCTTCGGCATCAGCTTTATTTAGCGCCAGCAAGGGGGATGCTTTTTCTACCCTCCAAGACTGTCAAGTGTGACTGAGCTGCCGAAATAGGGATGACAAATCTTTGTAGAGATCTTAGAGGACCAGTTATACTTGGACACGACGACAAATCGAGTCAGCCTAATACGATGAAAGATTGAGACGTGTAGGAGTAAGCAGAATTGTGAAGTGAAGCTGAAGTTTCTTTGCAACTTGTCTACGTTAACGTGGGAAAGGGAAACACTGctaaaataaaccaaataaacTATAGCAATTTTGTATGAAAGGATTGACTTGGCGGGAGAAATTAATTACGAGCACGCTTGCCCAGGGGAATGTTTGGGGGTCCCTCGTAAGACTAAAGATGGATGGATTTGCCgtatttttctcatatttccATACAAAAAGCAATTTCGAGTAATGATTATGGAAAATGGGTTTGCTTTAAAAATGACCAACTGTCTAGCAGAGATTAGGTCAGCGCTTCTTAGTTGGGGCAGGTAACTAGTTTTTTAAGCTCAATTTGCTTCCTTTATTATCTGCTGGCGTCCTTCGTTTTCAAATTAGATAACGGTCTTCATTTGAACTCTTTTAAACACTGGGTCCAAATTATACCATATGTTCACATAAACATCCCCAGATGATGTCTGGTTCATTATTAGCACCAGGAATTGCTTTCATGGTGCTGGAATATTGATAACAAAGAACCAAAGAAACCAACTAATTAGTATTTTGTGCTGTGATTGTAACTGTAATGTAACTAATTgagtaaatatttttgttaacaaAGTCCCATATCAACTGTTCACTGCATAGCTTAGAAAATCCACACAACAACTTGTGATAGAAGATTAAATGAACAATGGCCATGTTGCCCTCAGAAAAACCAGGCGTTATATTCACCTATTCTTCCGTCTTCACAACACAAAGTATCGATCCATAAATAAAAACCACCATTGAAGCCAACCCTAAATAAGCTTCATTGTTCAAATGGTAAAAACAAGaatatgaaacaaataaaaataaaactcatatGTATCTTCCTGTTAGTACTTCTAAACAGCTTTAAACAACCATACCATGTGAAAATTAAGCATAAGAAAAATTAAGGGAGAGgaaattcttaatttctttACCACGGTCCTCCACCTAACATCCCGTTCCAATATCCTGTTGAACCGCCTTGTCCTTTATTCTGATCAACTTCAGTTGTGCTAGAAAGTTGTTTTAAATCACTAAACGGAAAGAAGTTGAGTCTCCCACCAGTATTCTCTTGATCCCCATGGACACTTCCGTACCTATTTCCGAGCCCATCAATGGAAAAACTAAGTGTTGGTTTGATATCTTGCAAAGCAAACCCAGATGGAAAAAGCGTATTTGAATCAGCTGGTATGGGTGTTGGGATAAAAGAATCTAAACCCCTTGAAGAAATTCCGGTTCTGAGCAGGTCTAGAGCTGAAAGAGAAGATGAGGTAGCATAGGAAGAAGCCAAGGAGGAGGAGTTATGCTGCTGATTGTTGTTGGTGTTGTTGTTGCTTTCAGTTTTGGGTACTTCAACATATTGAGACATATCATGAGTCTCATGCATAACTTGGAAAGCCAGATTAAGATCCTGACCTTTATGAGTCGTCTTAGGGTTTTGAGAATTAGAAAAGTGAGAAATGTTTGGTGGGTTAAGATCTGGAAGCTTGCTTGAAAccgatgatgaagaagaagatgttgaAGAAGATATAAATCTCTTATTCTTTCTTGAACCTCCTCCAACAGGAACATTTCTTAGAGAACCTCCTTCAGTCCAGTACCTTCTGCAAGTCTTGCAGAAATATCTTGGTTGAGTGAGACTGTAATTGTTGTAGTAGCAAAACTTTGTATTGGTTGAGTTACATCTTGGACAATTCAATTGCTCTTGAGGTCTTGCCTTTCGCTCTAAGATAGGCTTAGAAACCAATTCTTCCATGGGCTTCGCCAATCCGATATCTGAAA
This sequence is a window from Mangifera indica cultivar Alphonso chromosome 5, CATAS_Mindica_2.1, whole genome shotgun sequence. Protein-coding genes within it:
- the LOC123216732 gene encoding dof zinc finger protein DOF2.5-like isoform X1, encoding MDATKWPQNFSDIGLAKPMEELVSKPILERKARPQEQLNCPRCNSTNTKFCYYNNYSLTQPRYFCKTCRRYWTEGGSLRNVPVGGGSRKNKRFISSSTSSSSSSVSSKLPDLNPPNISHFSNSQNPKTTHKGQDLNLAFQVMHETHDMSQYVEVPKTESNNNTNNNQQHNSSSLASSYATSSSLSALDLLRTGISSRGLDSFIPTPIPADSNTLFPSGFALQDIKPTLSFSIDGLGNRYGSVHGDQENTGGRLNFFPFSDLKQLSSTTEVDQNKGQGGSTGYWNGMLGGGPW
- the LOC123216732 gene encoding dof zinc finger protein DOF2.5-like isoform X2, whose amino-acid sequence is MAADIGLAKPMEELVSKPILERKARPQEQLNCPRCNSTNTKFCYYNNYSLTQPRYFCKTCRRYWTEGGSLRNVPVGGGSRKNKRFISSSTSSSSSSVSSKLPDLNPPNISHFSNSQNPKTTHKGQDLNLAFQVMHETHDMSQYVEVPKTESNNNTNNNQQHNSSSLASSYATSSSLSALDLLRTGISSRGLDSFIPTPIPADSNTLFPSGFALQDIKPTLSFSIDGLGNRYGSVHGDQENTGGRLNFFPFSDLKQLSSTTEVDQNKGQGGSTGYWNGMLGGGPW
- the LOC123216732 gene encoding dof zinc finger protein DOF2.5-like isoform X3 encodes the protein MEELVSKPILERKARPQEQLNCPRCNSTNTKFCYYNNYSLTQPRYFCKTCRRYWTEGGSLRNVPVGGGSRKNKRFISSSTSSSSSSVSSKLPDLNPPNISHFSNSQNPKTTHKGQDLNLAFQVMHETHDMSQYVEVPKTESNNNTNNNQQHNSSSLASSYATSSSLSALDLLRTGISSRGLDSFIPTPIPADSNTLFPSGFALQDIKPTLSFSIDGLGNRYGSVHGDQENTGGRLNFFPFSDLKQLSSTTEVDQNKGQGGSTGYWNGMLGGGPW